The DNA sequence CCCTACTTCCCCCGCTCCTCGATAGGGACGTAATCGCGTCGGGGTGGGCCGATGTAGATCTGCCGGGGGCGGGCGATCTTCTGCTCGGGGTCCTGCAGCATCTCCAACCACTGGGCAATCCACCCGGCCGTGCGCGGGATGGCAAACAGCACCGGGAACATCTCCACCGGAAACCCCATCGCCTGATAGATGATCCCCGAATAGAAATCCACATTCGGATAGAGCCGCCGACTCACAAAATACTCGTCCTCCAACGCAATCCGCTCCAACGCCAACGCAATGTCCAACAGGGGATTGCGCCCCGTCACCTCAAAGACCCGATCCGCCATCTCCTTGATGATCCGCGCCCGCGGATCGTAGCTCTTGTACACCCGATGCCCAAACCCCATCAACCGCACCTCCCCCGCCTTCACCCGCTTGATGTACTCCCCCACCCGCGCCACCGACCCGATCTCCTCCAACATCCGCACCACCTGCTCATTCGCCCCCCCATGCAACGGCCCATACAACGCCGCCGCCCCAGCCGCAATCGCCGAATACAGATCCACCCGCGAACTCCCCACACTCCGCACCGCATTGGACGAACAGTTCTGCTCATGATCCGCATGCAAAATGAACAACACCTCCAACGCCCGCTCCAACACCGGATCCGGCCGATACTTCAACTCCGTCACCCGAAACATCATGTTCAAAAAATTCCCCACATACGACAGCTCATTGTCCGGATACGCATAGGGCAACCCCCGCAAATGCCGATACGCAAACGCCGCAATCGTCGGCACCTTCGCCAACAACCGCACAATCTGCTTCCGCCTCACCCCCTCATCCTCAATCCGCTTCGCCTCCGGATAAAACGTCGATAACGCCGCCACCGTGCTGATGAAAATCCCCATCGGATGCGCATCGTGATGAAACCCATCCATGAACTTCTTGATGCTCTCATGCAAAATCGTATGGTGCCGAATCTCCCACTCCCACGCCCCCAACTCCTCCCGCGTCGGCAACTCCCC is a window from the Blastocatellia bacterium genome containing:
- a CDS encoding citrate synthase gives rise to the protein EVPIEEGAVRAMEFRRVKVGEGDFGLMVYDPGFQNTAACRSGITFIDGERGVLLYRGYPVEQLAERGSFLEVAYLLIHGELPTREELGAWEWEIRHHTILHESIKKFMDGFHHDAHPMGIFISTVAALSTFYPEAKRIEDEGVRRKQIVRLLAKVPTIAAFAYRHLRGLPYAYPDNELSYVGNFLNMMFRVTELKYRPDPVLERALEVLFILHADHEQNCSSNAVRSVGSSRVDLYSAIAAGAAALYGPLHGGANEQVVRMLEEIGSVARVGEYIKRVKAGEVRLMGFGHRVYKSYDPRARIIKEMADRVFEVTGRNPLLDIALALERIALEDEYFVSRRLYPNVDFYSGIIYQAMGFPVEMFPVLFAIPRTAGWIAQWLEMLQDPEQKIARPRQIYIGPPRRDYVPIEERGK